Proteins co-encoded in one Nostoc sp. C052 genomic window:
- a CDS encoding TetR/AcrR family transcriptional regulator: MTEHSCSSSTPLFSNLRRQPKQQRGKERVEKILNAAAAVFDEVGYEAATTHLIAAKAGTAIGSLYQFFPDKAAIFKAMELRHTERVKSLYAQAIASEIVELPLRQMIHALVTAIAEMLSQPVSRVVFVQFYLAREIFQTIDDSMTQEAINFMANILQQRNPALPDEQCNLLAEVCVHGSNAVILAALRSRDWDHRQRLTQQIEDLMVSYLEPYIGNNQLSHVMKVMVCPHCQSQQLSKNGHRRGKQCYRCKDCGKQFVESASTPIAR, from the coding sequence ATGACAGAACATTCATGTTCGTCAAGCACTCCGTTGTTCAGCAACCTGCGTCGCCAACCCAAACAACAGCGTGGCAAAGAACGCGTCGAAAAAATTTTGAATGCGGCGGCGGCGGTATTCGATGAAGTGGGCTATGAAGCCGCCACCACTCATCTGATTGCAGCTAAAGCAGGGACTGCGATCGGCTCTCTCTATCAATTCTTTCCTGATAAAGCCGCTATTTTCAAGGCGATGGAGTTACGCCATACGGAGCGGGTGAAGTCATTATATGCCCAGGCAATAGCATCTGAAATCGTTGAGTTACCACTGCGTCAGATGATTCATGCTTTGGTAACAGCGATCGCAGAAATGTTATCTCAGCCGGTATCGCGGGTGGTGTTTGTGCAATTTTATTTGGCACGGGAGATTTTCCAGACCATCGATGACAGCATGACTCAGGAGGCGATCAATTTCATGGCAAATATCTTGCAGCAGCGAAATCCTGCCCTCCCCGATGAACAGTGTAACTTGCTTGCAGAAGTGTGTGTGCATGGTAGCAATGCGGTTATATTGGCGGCACTTCGCAGTCGCGATTGGGATCACCGCCAACGCTTAACGCAGCAAATTGAGGATTTGATGGTGTCATATTTAGAGCCATATATAGGGAACAATCAGTTGAGCCATGTAATGAAAGTAATGGTATGCCCCCATTGTCAATCGCAACAGTTGTCCAAAAACGGGCATCGTCGGGGAAAGCAGTGCTATCGCTGCAAGGATTGTGGAAAACAGTTTGTGGAGTCTGCCTCAACGCCGATCGCTCGTTAG
- a CDS encoding Rieske 2Fe-2S domain-containing protein gives MRTDLSAPSLLTGAPWLLAHKSMLTVNQPRKISLYGVDYVIWKDATGAIQALPNACPHMGAMLSEGWCEVQNDRTSTVVCPFHALPFDASGCTVLPGSGKKTLPQLQPLELMIQGDFIWSYGGYEAKIPIPTVLNEIANQYSFIGHTADRSVKTDLLTMLLNMHDYNHQNGTHRDLFRIIDIEFHQFIDDGHHSQAFYDMPTAPYSLAEKLRQPDLFLLPTTIKAHLENYFPSLVIFHGEMPLGKAAQCHIFVPEAENRTRTYILLFGLALHPLFQVFGSTYLKFGKVVVDQDADILGKIYPDTPQKIKLNNEVGMDWVRRNFESFPNVVEPNLSR, from the coding sequence ATGCGAACTGACTTGTCAGCGCCATCGCTGCTGACTGGTGCGCCCTGGTTGTTGGCACACAAGTCGATGCTAACTGTGAATCAGCCTCGAAAAATTTCCTTGTACGGTGTTGATTATGTCATCTGGAAAGATGCTACTGGAGCAATCCAAGCGCTACCTAATGCTTGTCCCCACATGGGAGCCATGCTATCAGAAGGCTGGTGTGAAGTTCAAAATGATCGCACAAGTACAGTCGTTTGTCCGTTCCATGCCTTGCCATTTGATGCATCTGGCTGCACCGTTTTACCTGGTTCAGGGAAGAAAACCCTGCCTCAATTGCAGCCTTTAGAACTGATGATTCAAGGTGACTTCATCTGGTCTTATGGGGGATATGAAGCGAAGATTCCCATTCCTACAGTGCTGAATGAGATTGCAAATCAGTACTCTTTTATCGGGCATACTGCCGATCGCAGCGTTAAAACTGATTTGTTGACTATGCTGCTAAATATGCATGATTACAATCATCAAAATGGCACTCATCGGGACTTGTTTCGCATTATTGATATTGAGTTTCATCAGTTTATTGATGATGGGCATCATTCCCAGGCTTTTTATGACATGCCCACCGCGCCCTACAGTCTGGCAGAAAAACTGAGACAGCCAGATTTATTTTTATTGCCCACCACGATTAAGGCGCATCTGGAAAATTATTTCCCGTCCCTGGTGATTTTTCACGGTGAGATGCCCTTGGGTAAAGCTGCACAGTGTCATATCTTTGTGCCAGAAGCCGAGAATCGCACCCGAACTTATATTTTGCTGTTCGGTCTAGCCTTGCATCCCCTTTTTCAGGTGTTCGGCAGTACCTATCTCAAATTTGGTAAGGTTGTCGTGGATCAGGATGCCGATATTCTCGGCAAAATTTATCCAGACACTCCACAGAAAATTAAACTCAACAATGAAGTGGGCATGGATTGGGTGCGACGTAATTTTGAGAGTTTTCCAAATGTCGTGGAACCCAATCTTTCCCGATAG
- a CDS encoding tyrosine-type recombinase/integrase, with translation MASETTPLLNLVLATPPPLTLHPAAVYLSSLTSSSRRTMEKALNVIARMLTASVESDALSLDWSKLRYQHTAAIRSVLMEQYSPATVNRMLCALRRVLKEAQRLGLISADDYATAVDLKRVKGDSPLRGRLLKPSEIAALLSNCKNDQTLIGVRDAALIAILSGSGLRRSELVALDTKDYQNEYSSLLVRKGKGGKSRTVYLPDGAVAALNDWLFERSNAPGALICPVRRGGHVQIGRMTDQAVMTILRKRALSAEVASFSPHDFRRTFITSLLTAGVDVLTVSRLAGHADPATTQKYDLRSEEYKRQAVQLLHIPYGE, from the coding sequence ATGGCTTCTGAAACGACACCGCTTCTTAACTTAGTGTTGGCAACGCCGCCGCCGTTAACACTTCACCCAGCCGCGGTCTATTTGTCTAGCCTGACATCTTCTTCCCGGCGAACGATGGAAAAAGCACTAAATGTCATCGCCCGAATGCTAACGGCTTCGGTTGAGAGTGATGCATTGTCTTTGGATTGGTCGAAGTTGCGTTACCAGCACACAGCAGCAATTCGCTCAGTGTTGATGGAACAGTACTCTCCGGCGACTGTAAATCGGATGCTTTGTGCTTTACGGCGGGTGCTGAAAGAAGCACAGCGGTTGGGGTTAATCAGCGCCGATGATTATGCAACAGCAGTGGATCTCAAGCGTGTAAAGGGGGATTCACCTTTAAGGGGACGGTTGTTAAAACCAAGTGAAATTGCCGCGCTTTTGAGTAATTGCAAAAACGACCAGACTTTAATTGGTGTAAGAGATGCCGCACTGATTGCGATTCTGAGTGGCTCTGGGTTACGTCGGTCGGAGTTAGTAGCATTAGACACAAAAGATTACCAAAATGAATATAGTTCTTTGCTTGTACGCAAGGGCAAAGGGGGAAAGTCTCGGACAGTGTATTTGCCGGATGGGGCAGTGGCAGCTTTGAATGATTGGCTATTTGAGAGAAGTAATGCGCCTGGAGCATTAATTTGTCCTGTACGGCGAGGTGGTCATGTTCAGATTGGGCGAATGACTGACCAAGCTGTGATGACAATTCTCCGCAAACGGGCCTTAAGTGCCGAAGTAGCTTCTTTCAGTCCACATGATTTTCGACGCACGTTTATTACTAGTTTGTTGACTGCTGGTGTTGATGTTTTGACGGTGAGCCGACTGGCAGGACACGCCGACCCAGCAACCACGCAGAAATACGATTTGCGTTCTGAGGAATATAAGCGCCAAGCCGTTCAATTGTTGCATATTCCTTACGGCGAATAA
- a CDS encoding plasmid replication protein, CyRepA1 family, with protein sequence MNAATTEYPNNLTAAEYHELLAGSAIHPALIKRNFFHIEGESVYDFLFISDKIPRKNAGRVTDGYIKMYQHLLLGGTWIQSLDPFKNWQPMEWGRIKPNFPRIDWQKGKAVKYESPPKTPNRVTYFDVANPIWDKVAKRYLIKRYHSLLALRLLDQLNPLIFWEWIKQHPEIPIILCEGEKKAACLLSLGFVAIALPGIWNGRVGKQDFDERLHPDLMPLAQPGRKFIILFDHETSSKTRWSVFQATVRTAKAIESAGCLCEVALLPGPEKGVDDFVVGRGENADALLTALVDDAKSLADYQRSYRAKKWGLSKYKPDVTVNVKYLSEALCIPDLEEKCLTVPELYELEKEQLFTPSIKGHPPNKESTDSGGVDSDKSKKSPSFNFPKSGLVVLWSDMGTGKTELMRWWRDQNPNARFLNNGHRVNLLKNLAERLKTAMYSDLGYTGLAQAPALSITIDSLHKLNTQSLTYGCIFIDEACQYLTHLLHSNTCKQHRAAILEVLEYIVYNAPLVVIADAHMDDLTVNFFLAMRPKGEVPYIIKNEWRNGSRTIYWYEGDNESAIVAQISAALMLGEKVMVASDSKRFIKKLDKSFTIKYEKAGEGVHGKGEGVKEELTDSSSLSPLPLTPCPVRRASWRIWSVHSDNSGSDENVAFIKDITNAVKNFDALFASPSLGTGVDISQYHFDLVFGVFHGVSQTATECAQQLYRYRPKVPFHIWVAPRPPFGYKDTNATKIKERLLQTNEMTAFLLRIDRQTGKRGAEKDWALEAYCQIMANRHYSLNNLRDDLRSLLTEMGNTFIYVGSDSDPQSLESLKAAAQALDSAHNSAVAKAKNITASEYRARQSKDYLDPSEIFECEKFRISDSYGIEVTESLVEMDKGGRLIRAIAGLEAILAPPEESFTDPTTGQTYPTPPTIVTQKDRAERDNLPLCIDWGNYSARWLARFNLGLHQILTSLMKGDEVTADDPTLLKMTEIAIHCAAHVKAILGFTIPLDCKPIWLLGTLIEQLGLKLTFRKQGKRGQQVKLFSLSKEELEFALQVIAHRVEKRNQKENRTYYAAQTPAAYSVSPNQQPVSTPPPDAIGNSHCQGEDTTDESRGAEEQRSRGVEELRNKEEICTSSFPSAPLPPCPSALFTDRVTLLHCVEILRSGIKQGVDAIKGILKRWVEDLRWETVLELEAIAASELRLVEAQIPEFYALLSEDVLPVDG encoded by the coding sequence ATGAATGCAGCGACAACTGAATATCCAAACAATCTCACGGCTGCGGAATACCATGAGTTGTTAGCTGGTAGCGCCATTCATCCGGCGTTAATTAAGCGCAACTTTTTCCACATTGAGGGAGAATCAGTTTATGATTTCCTGTTCATATCTGATAAAATCCCACGTAAGAATGCGGGTCGGGTAACAGATGGATACATAAAAATGTATCAACATCTATTACTAGGTGGGACATGGATTCAGTCACTTGACCCATTCAAAAACTGGCAACCGATGGAGTGGGGAAGAATTAAGCCTAACTTCCCGCGCATTGATTGGCAAAAAGGCAAGGCAGTTAAGTACGAGTCACCCCCCAAAACCCCCAACCGTGTTACCTACTTCGATGTCGCTAACCCTATCTGGGACAAAGTTGCAAAGCGTTATTTAATTAAGCGCTATCATTCACTTTTAGCGCTGCGCTTGCTGGATCAACTCAATCCATTAATATTTTGGGAGTGGATAAAGCAGCATCCAGAGATTCCGATTATCTTATGCGAAGGAGAGAAGAAAGCCGCTTGCTTGCTCTCTTTGGGGTTTGTAGCGATCGCACTTCCGGGAATTTGGAACGGGCGCGTGGGCAAACAGGATTTTGATGAACGGTTGCATCCAGATTTAATGCCCTTGGCACAACCGGGACGCAAGTTCATAATTCTTTTTGACCACGAAACTTCTTCTAAAACCAGGTGGTCGGTGTTTCAAGCCACTGTCCGCACTGCAAAGGCAATCGAATCGGCAGGTTGCTTATGTGAAGTTGCATTACTGCCGGGGCCAGAAAAAGGCGTTGATGATTTTGTGGTTGGTCGCGGTGAAAATGCTGATGCTCTACTGACTGCTCTAGTAGACGATGCCAAATCACTTGCCGATTACCAGCGCTCGTATCGGGCGAAAAAATGGGGACTAAGTAAGTACAAACCAGATGTCACTGTTAATGTCAAGTATCTCTCTGAGGCTTTGTGCATTCCTGACCTTGAAGAAAAATGCTTGACAGTGCCTGAGCTTTATGAACTTGAAAAGGAACAACTTTTCACGCCATCTATAAAAGGACATCCTCCAAACAAGGAGTCTACGGATTCTGGCGGAGTTGATTCAGACAAATCGAAGAAATCCCCTAGCTTCAATTTCCCAAAATCAGGACTGGTCGTACTCTGGAGCGACATGGGTACAGGGAAAACTGAACTTATGCGCTGGTGGCGTGACCAAAATCCTAACGCACGGTTCCTCAACAATGGACATCGGGTTAACTTGCTGAAAAATCTTGCCGAACGACTCAAAACTGCCATGTACTCCGACTTGGGTTACACAGGTTTAGCCCAGGCCCCAGCCCTTAGTATTACTATTGACAGCCTGCATAAGCTGAATACTCAGTCTCTCACTTACGGCTGCATATTTATAGATGAAGCCTGCCAATACCTCACCCACCTACTACACAGTAATACTTGCAAACAGCACCGTGCAGCAATACTTGAAGTACTGGAATATATAGTATATAACGCGCCACTGGTCGTCATTGCTGATGCACACATGGACGATTTAACGGTAAACTTCTTTCTTGCAATGCGACCAAAAGGTGAAGTACCTTACATCATTAAAAACGAGTGGCGAAACGGTTCACGCACAATTTATTGGTACGAGGGGGATAATGAGAGCGCCATAGTCGCCCAAATCTCGGCAGCGCTGATGCTTGGAGAAAAAGTTATGGTTGCCAGCGACAGTAAGCGTTTCATCAAAAAACTCGACAAATCCTTTACTATCAAATACGAAAAGGCAGGAGAAGGGGTGCATGGTAAAGGGGAAGGGGTAAAGGAAGAATTAACAGATTCCTCCTCCCTTTCCCCCTTACCCCTTACCCCTTGCCCAGTCCGTAGGGCTTCATGGCGTATCTGGTCGGTTCATTCCGATAATTCTGGCAGTGATGAAAATGTTGCTTTCATCAAAGATATCACCAACGCCGTCAAAAACTTTGATGCCTTGTTCGCCTCTCCCAGTCTCGGTACTGGTGTCGATATTTCCCAGTATCATTTTGACTTAGTATTTGGTGTGTTTCACGGCGTTTCCCAAACTGCTACTGAATGCGCCCAACAGCTTTACCGTTATCGTCCAAAAGTCCCGTTTCATATTTGGGTGGCCCCGCGTCCTCCCTTTGGTTACAAGGATACCAATGCTACCAAGATTAAAGAGCGCTTGCTCCAAACCAATGAAATGACTGCTTTTCTGTTGCGGATTGACCGTCAAACAGGCAAACGCGGAGCCGAGAAAGATTGGGCGCTTGAGGCTTACTGCCAAATTATGGCTAACCGCCACTATTCTCTAAATAATCTGCGTGATGATTTGCGATCGCTCCTCACTGAAATGGGCAATACATTTATATATGTGGGCAGTGATTCAGATCCTCAATCTCTTGAAAGTCTTAAAGCAGCAGCACAAGCTTTGGATAGTGCCCACAATTCGGCTGTTGCCAAGGCCAAGAATATTACAGCTAGTGAGTACCGTGCCCGTCAGAGCAAAGATTACCTTGACCCTAGCGAAATTTTTGAATGTGAAAAGTTCCGCATTTCTGATTCCTACGGCATTGAAGTAACCGAATCGCTCGTAGAAATGGATAAAGGTGGTCGCTTAATTAGGGCAATTGCTGGACTTGAGGCCATTTTAGCCCCGCCCGAAGAATCGTTTACGGACCCCACAACTGGGCAAACTTATCCTACCCCACCAACAATTGTCACCCAAAAAGACCGCGCCGAACGCGACAATCTACCTTTGTGCATCGACTGGGGCAATTATTCTGCACGGTGGCTTGCACGGTTTAACCTGGGGCTGCATCAAATTCTCACTTCTTTAATGAAGGGTGATGAAGTTACCGCCGATGACCCCACTTTGCTCAAGATGACGGAGATCGCTATACATTGTGCTGCTCACGTCAAAGCAATTCTTGGGTTTACTATTCCCCTGGACTGTAAACCTATTTGGTTGCTAGGCACTCTTATAGAACAGCTGGGGCTAAAGCTGACTTTCCGCAAGCAAGGTAAACGGGGTCAACAGGTGAAACTTTTCTCTTTATCTAAAGAGGAATTAGAATTTGCTCTCCAGGTGATTGCTCATCGCGTGGAAAAGCGTAATCAAAAAGAAAATCGAACCTATTACGCTGCTCAAACCCCTGCTGCGTATAGTGTAAGCCCTAATCAGCAGCCCGTATCCACACCCCCCCCTGATGCTATAGGGAACTCCCATTGCCAAGGGGAGGATACTACAGATGAGAGCAGGGGAGCGGAGGAGCAGAGGAGCAGAGGAGTTGAGGAGTTGAGGAACAAAGAAGAAATTTGTACAAGTTCTTTCCCCTCTGCCCCCCTGCCCCCCTGCCCCTCTGCTCTCTTCACTGATCGCGTTACGCTACTCCACTGCGTAGAAATACTTCGCTCTGGTATTAAGCAGGGGGTGGACGCGATTAAAGGCATTCTCAAGCGATGGGTTGAGGATTTGCGCTGGGAGACGGTACTGGAACTTGAGGCGATCGCCGCGAGTGAATTGCGACTTGTCGAGGCTCAAATCCCGGAATTTTACGCCTTGCTAAGTGAAGATGTGTTGCCTGTGGACGGGTAA
- a CDS encoding NB-ARC domain-containing protein: MNSSQVLDVKRVLAVLEEQVFQSTGRYLTEVEKVLIKGVWDSKDYKEMASDSGYNAYYLQQKVAPPLWSMLSVIIGDGVKVTKISLKSILLKLAKSDYRKEEASRLDNDSFVGNIRIYGELPKIKSFYGRKDEINYFKKQITLFKERCIVFTGVGGIGKTLLASRLVEEITFDSLSSIYECIIWKTINHSLSIDELVIDLNKIFQVDIEASENSFIDSISLLSKQLHLHRCLLVIDGFEKLLLADDFGKRLQYEKFLLKLTEGKHESCIIITSQLPLKEFASVTTKLPIRSFKLEGLDVNAGMQILQEKGLTGKECKRLIENYSGNPSSLEALADRINRFFEGSVKTFFRYQTTMIDPQLETMLHQQFGQVGLLSNLQRQIMIYLAEEMSENSTSIQFSKLIDNLKERVDFKLSVFELITAIEVLEQRSLIEIAGKSNKREASYSLQASIKKYILVDPLGLVHKIPDTIQTREVTLWATA; the protein is encoded by the coding sequence ATGAATTCAAGCCAAGTTTTAGACGTAAAAAGAGTATTAGCTGTATTAGAAGAACAAGTGTTTCAATCTACGGGAAGGTATTTAACAGAAGTAGAAAAAGTTCTTATTAAGGGAGTTTGGGATAGTAAAGATTATAAAGAGATGGCAAGTGATTCGGGGTATAACGCATACTATTTGCAGCAGAAAGTAGCTCCACCACTATGGAGTATGCTTTCAGTAATTATTGGTGATGGAGTGAAAGTAACAAAAATATCTTTGAAATCTATTTTGCTTAAGCTAGCAAAGAGCGATTATCGGAAGGAAGAGGCATCCAGATTGGATAACGATAGTTTCGTTGGCAATATTAGAATTTATGGGGAACTACCTAAAATAAAATCTTTTTATGGACGAAAGGATGAAATTAACTATTTTAAGAAACAAATTACTCTATTTAAAGAACGCTGTATAGTTTTTACTGGAGTTGGAGGAATAGGAAAAACTTTATTAGCCTCTAGATTGGTTGAAGAAATAACTTTTGATTCTTTAAGTAGTATATATGAATGTATAATCTGGAAAACAATTAATCATTCTTTGTCAATTGATGAGTTAGTCATTGATTTAAATAAAATTTTTCAAGTAGACATAGAAGCAAGTGAAAACTCTTTTATAGATAGCATATCTTTACTATCAAAACAGCTTCACTTACATCGTTGTCTACTAGTAATTGATGGATTTGAAAAGCTATTGTTAGCCGATGATTTTGGAAAAAGATTACAATATGAAAAATTCCTTTTAAAACTTACAGAAGGGAAGCATGAAAGCTGCATTATTATAACAAGTCAGTTGCCTTTAAAAGAATTTGCTTCTGTGACTACAAAACTACCTATTCGCTCTTTCAAATTAGAAGGTTTAGATGTAAACGCGGGAATGCAAATATTACAAGAAAAAGGTTTAACTGGAAAGGAATGTAAGCGATTAATTGAAAATTATTCTGGGAATCCATCAAGTTTAGAAGCGTTGGCTGATAGAATTAATCGTTTTTTTGAGGGGAGTGTGAAAACATTTTTTAGATATCAAACTACTATGATTGATCCTCAACTTGAAACAATGCTACATCAGCAATTTGGACAAGTTGGACTTTTAAGTAATCTTCAAAGGCAAATAATGATTTATTTGGCAGAAGAAATGTCAGAAAACTCGACTTCTATTCAATTCTCTAAACTCATTGATAATTTAAAAGAGCGAGTAGATTTCAAGTTGTCAGTTTTTGAACTAATAACAGCAATAGAAGTTTTAGAACAACGCTCGTTAATTGAAATTGCTGGTAAATCAAACAAACGAGAAGCTAGTTATAGTTTACAAGCATCTATTAAGAAGTATATTTTAGTTGATCCATTGGGATTAGTGCATAAAATACCAGATACAATACAAACAAGGGAAGTTACCTTGTGGGCTACTGCATAA
- a CDS encoding 4-Cys prefix domain-containing protein, whose product MGYCINPLCTQRYNPDSAENCLACGNPLIINGRIRLLRPLRSLEQNPYTYTDVFEIEDIGTEEHPQPQIRVMKVLRWIDDSKLVELLKRESLILQILDHPGIPKSNREDYFTFRLNDNLLELHCLVMHKFEGENLTQWVQSYGRISQEMAYEWLLQLMEILDLVHRSGFFHRDIKPENIVHQPDGNLALVDFGGARQLSRTYFAKVSTSGGTTTGFGNGYEITAVRTACYSPLEQIHGQAVPQSDFYALGRTFVYLVTGISLIEIKMDEQTGRLIWRDKALHIDKFLADLLDDMMAPFVGQRPQSTQIIIQRLERLPNQSKFNRVIKSKPFQLSVFVLGLLSIVGLIYASLPLVAKYYLDSGKKAYKENQIDQAENDFQKAVYLNTSLKYTVADYFLNQGKEAYKENRIADAEKDFQRAIKYGHNLNNSVSIFYFEKGLQHQNNPKIARKNYELAIKYNPKDDTAYNNLAIACQQLYDYNCVNKTYEIIFKLKPNKWESHYGLGDFYDGQGEYDLAEKQYEIAIRSSDQAIFAVAALARLKNKKGDHRAAATLALKGLQKTNNRELQASLYKDLGWARLMENKLTEAERYLEKATKLDSERTDAYCLLSQIEESLGQLNYARAYIDACILTKSSLPEVFRWRQELLDRILDK is encoded by the coding sequence GTGGGCTACTGCATAAATCCTCTTTGTACCCAACGTTATAATCCTGATAGCGCTGAAAATTGTTTAGCATGTGGAAATCCATTGATAATAAACGGGCGTATTCGTTTGCTACGCCCGTTGCGTTCTTTGGAGCAAAATCCATATACTTACACAGATGTCTTTGAAATTGAGGATATTGGCACAGAAGAACATCCTCAGCCTCAAATAAGAGTAATGAAAGTATTAAGATGGATTGATGATTCTAAGTTAGTTGAGCTACTTAAAAGAGAATCACTCATATTACAAATCTTAGACCATCCTGGAATTCCCAAGTCTAATAGGGAAGATTATTTCACATTTAGGCTGAATGATAATCTTCTAGAACTACATTGTCTAGTTATGCATAAGTTTGAAGGAGAGAATTTAACTCAGTGGGTACAATCTTATGGACGAATTAGCCAAGAAATGGCTTATGAATGGTTATTGCAGTTGATGGAGATTCTTGATTTAGTTCATCGGTCTGGTTTCTTCCACAGAGATATCAAACCAGAAAACATTGTTCATCAACCCGACGGGAATTTAGCACTTGTTGATTTTGGTGGAGCAAGACAGCTTAGTAGAACCTACTTTGCCAAAGTCAGTACCAGTGGAGGAACTACTACAGGATTCGGTAATGGTTACGAAATAACTGCTGTTAGGACAGCTTGTTACTCTCCCTTAGAGCAAATTCATGGACAAGCCGTACCACAGTCAGACTTTTACGCTTTAGGTAGAACTTTTGTTTACTTAGTCACAGGTATTTCTTTAATTGAAATCAAAATGGACGAGCAGACAGGAAGACTAATTTGGAGAGATAAAGCACTTCACATAGATAAATTTCTGGCTGATTTACTTGATGATATGATGGCTCCTTTTGTTGGGCAGCGCCCACAAAGTACTCAAATAATAATACAGCGTTTGGAGCGCTTACCTAATCAATCAAAGTTTAATCGAGTAATTAAATCAAAGCCGTTTCAACTGAGTGTGTTTGTATTAGGTTTACTAAGTATTGTTGGTTTGATATATGCATCCCTACCTCTAGTAGCAAAATATTATTTAGATTCCGGTAAAAAAGCTTATAAAGAAAATCAAATTGACCAAGCTGAGAACGATTTTCAAAAAGCAGTATATTTGAATACTAGCTTAAAATACACAGTAGCAGATTATTTTTTAAATCAAGGTAAAGAAGCTTATAAAGAAAATAGGATTGCTGATGCTGAAAAAGACTTTCAAAGAGCAATAAAGTATGGACATAATTTAAATAATTCAGTCTCAATTTTTTACTTTGAGAAGGGTTTACAGCATCAAAATAACCCTAAGATTGCTAGAAAAAATTACGAGCTAGCTATAAAGTACAACCCGAAAGACGATACTGCGTATAATAATTTAGCAATTGCGTGTCAGCAGTTATATGACTATAATTGTGTTAACAAAACTTACGAAATAATTTTTAAGTTAAAACCTAATAAATGGGAATCACATTACGGATTAGGTGATTTTTATGATGGACAGGGAGAATATGATTTAGCAGAAAAGCAATATGAAATTGCTATTAGAAGTAGCGATCAAGCTATATTTGCTGTTGCGGCTTTAGCAAGATTGAAAAATAAAAAAGGGGATCATAGAGCAGCAGCTACTTTAGCTTTAAAAGGTTTGCAGAAGACTAACAATCGGGAATTACAAGCATCGCTGTATAAAGATTTAGGATGGGCAAGGTTAATGGAAAATAAGTTAACTGAAGCCGAAAGATATCTAGAAAAAGCAACAAAGTTAGATAGCGAAAGAACAGATGCATATTGTTTGCTATCTCAAATAGAAGAATCATTAGGTCAACTTAATTACGCCAGAGCTTATATAGATGCTTGTATCTTGACTAAATCTAGTCTACCAGAGGTGTTTCGCTGGAGACAAGAACTGCTAGATCGGATACTTGATAAATGA